The proteins below are encoded in one region of Vibrio sp. ED004:
- the folK gene encoding 2-amino-4-hydroxy-6-hydroxymethyldihydropteridine diphosphokinase, protein MTVAYVGVGTNIDRDKHARVAWTELQSLGINLKCSKIYHCEPVGFNSYPFYNFVIELDTSLSLTEFSQQLRKIEFKWGRSQDAHKLQDRKLDLDIVLFGDVVSEREPELPRSDIYKYPFVTQPLYDLCPARVIPQDGRTVSEIWQKMQQLDSLSVVDIKL, encoded by the coding sequence ATGACAGTAGCCTATGTTGGTGTTGGCACGAACATAGACCGCGACAAGCATGCAAGGGTGGCATGGACAGAGCTTCAATCGTTAGGGATTAACCTTAAATGCTCTAAAATCTATCACTGTGAGCCTGTGGGTTTTAATAGCTACCCGTTTTATAACTTTGTGATAGAGCTCGACACATCACTTTCATTGACTGAATTTTCACAGCAACTTCGTAAAATTGAGTTTAAATGGGGTCGCTCTCAAGATGCGCACAAACTTCAAGATCGAAAGCTCGATCTTGATATTGTGTTGTTTGGAGACGTGGTTTCTGAGCGCGAACCAGAATTACCACGCAGTGATATCTATAAATATCCTTTTGTAACACAACCACTTTATGATCTCTGTCCTGCGAGAGTGATCCCGCAAGACGGACGAACCGTCAGTGAAATATGGCAGAAGATGCAGCAATTAGACTCGCTCTCTGTTGTAGATATAAAACTATAA
- a CDS encoding undecaprenyl-diphosphate phosphatase, with the protein MSYFEAFILALVQGFTEFLPISSSAHLILPSAVLGWEDQGLAFDVAVHVGTLAAVVIYFRKEVVSLLSAFFGSVFKGDRSKEAKLAWMIILATIPACIFGLLMKDIVELYLRSAWVIATTTIIFGLLLWWVDKNSSLRDDEYQAGWKKALFIGLAQAMAIIPGTSRSGATITAALYLGFTREAAARFSFLMSIPIITLAGGYLGLKLVTSGDPIHVGTLLTGVAVSFISAYICIHCFLKLISRMGMTPFVIYRLILGCGLFAFLMMQ; encoded by the coding sequence ATGAGTTATTTTGAAGCGTTTATATTGGCGTTGGTGCAAGGCTTTACTGAGTTTTTACCTATTTCCAGTTCTGCACACTTAATCCTCCCTTCTGCTGTTTTAGGCTGGGAAGATCAAGGTTTGGCTTTTGATGTCGCGGTCCATGTTGGTACTTTAGCTGCCGTAGTTATCTATTTCCGCAAAGAAGTGGTGTCTCTTTTGAGTGCTTTCTTTGGTTCGGTATTTAAAGGCGATCGCAGCAAAGAAGCGAAGTTGGCGTGGATGATCATTCTCGCGACGATTCCTGCGTGTATCTTTGGCCTGTTAATGAAAGACATTGTTGAACTTTACCTGCGCAGTGCATGGGTGATTGCGACAACCACTATCATCTTTGGTTTGCTTTTATGGTGGGTGGATAAGAATTCAAGTCTACGTGATGACGAATACCAAGCGGGTTGGAAAAAAGCCTTGTTCATTGGTCTTGCTCAAGCAATGGCGATCATTCCGGGTACATCTCGTTCTGGCGCTACGATTACTGCAGCGCTTTACCTTGGTTTCACACGTGAAGCAGCAGCTCGATTCTCTTTCTTGATGTCTATCCCAATCATCACTTTGGCTGGTGGCTACTTAGGCCTTAAGTTGGTGACCAGTGGCGACCCAATCCATGTTGGCACTTTGCTAACGGGCGTTGCGGTGTCTTTCATCAGTGCTTATATCTGTATTCACTGCTTCTTGAAGCTTATCTCTCGCATGGGCATGACACCATTTGTTATCTACCGCCTCATTCTAGGTTGTGGTCTGTTTGCCTTCTTAATGATGCAGTAA
- a CDS encoding multifunctional CCA addition/repair protein — protein MLAVKSSSDKTFRGDKLQIYDSLPKENGLQRYLVGGAVRDKLLNIDSYDKDWVVVGSTPQEMESLGFTAVGKDFPVFLHPKTKEEHALARTERKSGSGYTGFECYFAPDVNLEEDLMRRDLTINAIAQDDEGNLHDPYHGQQDLSDRILRHVSDAFVEDPLRVLRVARFAAKLHHLNFTIAPETMLMMSEIVESGELAHLTAERVWQEWHKSLSTPHPEVFLSVLKECGALAVVLPEIDALFGVPQPEKWHPEIDTGIHTLMVAQQAALLSPSLPVRFAAQVHDLGKGVTPQAEWPSHKMHCHTGVKIIKKLCERVRIPNEFRDLALLVCEQHSNIHRAGELKPTTFLKVLNKFDVWRKPDRLNDILLCCQADHAGRKGLEDQPYPQKARFEAAYQAALKVEVKAIIADGFKGKDIREEQEKRRAAAIESALAELANH, from the coding sequence TTGCTTGCCGTAAAGTCCAGCAGTGATAAAACATTTCGAGGTGATAAGTTGCAAATATACGATAGCCTACCAAAAGAGAATGGGCTACAGCGCTATCTAGTCGGTGGGGCGGTGCGCGATAAGCTACTCAATATTGATAGCTATGATAAAGATTGGGTGGTGGTCGGCAGTACCCCTCAAGAGATGGAAAGCCTTGGCTTCACTGCGGTGGGTAAAGATTTCCCGGTATTCCTGCACCCAAAAACCAAGGAAGAGCACGCACTGGCTCGCACTGAGAGAAAGTCAGGTTCTGGTTACACAGGCTTCGAATGTTACTTCGCGCCAGATGTCAACCTAGAAGAAGATCTCATGCGCCGCGATCTAACGATCAACGCTATCGCTCAAGATGATGAAGGCAACCTTCACGATCCTTACCACGGCCAGCAAGATCTCTCAGATCGTATTCTTAGACACGTATCCGATGCCTTTGTCGAAGATCCACTTCGTGTGCTACGTGTTGCCCGTTTCGCTGCCAAGCTTCACCACCTCAACTTTACGATTGCACCTGAAACCATGTTGATGATGAGTGAAATTGTCGAATCTGGTGAACTCGCGCATCTTACGGCAGAGCGTGTGTGGCAAGAATGGCATAAATCACTCAGCACACCACACCCAGAAGTGTTCCTTTCAGTGCTCAAAGAGTGCGGAGCGCTAGCGGTTGTTTTGCCAGAGATTGACGCTCTATTTGGTGTCCCTCAACCTGAGAAATGGCACCCAGAAATCGACACAGGTATCCACACGCTGATGGTGGCTCAACAAGCAGCGCTATTAAGCCCATCGTTACCAGTACGCTTTGCAGCTCAAGTGCATGACCTAGGCAAAGGCGTGACACCACAAGCTGAATGGCCAAGCCACAAAATGCACTGTCATACTGGCGTGAAGATCATCAAGAAACTGTGTGAACGAGTAAGAATACCCAATGAATTCAGAGACCTCGCACTTTTAGTGTGTGAGCAGCACTCTAATATTCATCGCGCGGGTGAACTTAAGCCCACGACTTTCCTTAAGGTTTTAAACAAGTTCGATGTGTGGCGTAAACCAGACAGGCTCAACGACATTCTTCTATGTTGCCAAGCTGACCACGCAGGTCGTAAAGGTTTAGAAGATCAGCCTTATCCTCAAAAGGCTCGTTTTGAAGCAGCCTATCAAGCGGCGCTGAAAGTCGAGGTAAAAGCGATTATTGCCGATGGTTTTAAAGGCAAAGATATTCGAGAAGAACAAGAGAAGCGCAGAGCTGCGGCAATTGAAAGCGCACTAGCAGAACTCGCTAATCACTAA
- a CDS encoding AAA family ATPase produces MYKEYFGFVEMPFSIVPNSRYLFLSQRHQEAMQNLQAGLGEGGGFAMLTGEVGTGKTTVAKAMLSSLNNQTQAGLILNPTFSNTDLLEAICDEFEVDYPEQASLKQLSQAIHHFLLDSHADGIQTLLVIDEAQHLAADVLEQLRLLTNLETDSRKLLKVLLVGQPELQQHLQTTQLRQLAQRITGRYHLLPLNTEETGKYIAFRLETAGGEQMLFSNRSIKLIAQYTHGIPRLINLVCDKALQLAFHDGEQLPSNETVSRACQQVMAFQADVYHVEKPRGVGVAPKMFQYAGIATLSVGLAIATFNFAPSYIDSWLPAETESEAKTEVLAHAQRSLVADTPKLVAEPKPTKFALPQHIQQHLMQGTNRSLAIKDLYTLWGYQSSLRDGLCLSEPQSVFVCEQHHSDLASLLELGVPVVLNLEIDQEPVFAVLYGVSEDSVELLVNEKLLSMPKQSLEQVWQGDYVAIWKQPLRETLKEGYQGEAIAMLDLLLSEVLGEVVSGSDVFDNELKMKVEAFQIWQGMSVDGIAGKRTLARLQRLAQLDSPKLMSLEGGAS; encoded by the coding sequence ATGTATAAGGAATATTTTGGCTTCGTTGAGATGCCATTTTCGATTGTACCAAATTCTCGTTATTTGTTTTTGAGTCAGCGTCATCAAGAAGCGATGCAGAACCTACAAGCCGGTCTAGGCGAGGGTGGGGGCTTTGCAATGCTTACTGGTGAAGTAGGTACAGGTAAAACAACCGTCGCCAAAGCGATGTTGTCTTCACTCAATAATCAGACTCAAGCTGGCCTTATACTCAACCCTACGTTTTCCAACACCGATTTGCTCGAAGCTATCTGTGATGAGTTTGAGGTCGACTACCCTGAACAAGCATCGCTCAAGCAGTTGAGTCAGGCGATTCATCATTTCCTGCTTGATAGCCATGCAGACGGTATTCAAACCTTATTGGTCATTGATGAAGCGCAACACCTCGCTGCCGATGTGTTGGAACAGCTGCGCCTTCTAACCAATTTGGAAACCGACAGTCGTAAGCTGTTAAAAGTGCTGCTGGTTGGCCAACCCGAATTGCAGCAACACCTACAAACCACGCAGCTACGCCAATTAGCGCAGCGCATTACTGGTCGTTATCACCTACTGCCTCTTAATACGGAAGAAACCGGTAAGTACATCGCGTTTCGTTTGGAAACGGCGGGTGGCGAACAGATGTTATTTTCGAATCGTTCTATTAAGCTGATCGCCCAATATACTCATGGTATTCCACGGTTGATTAACTTGGTGTGTGACAAGGCGCTGCAATTGGCTTTTCATGACGGAGAGCAGTTACCAAGCAATGAAACCGTCAGCCGAGCCTGCCAACAGGTTATGGCTTTTCAGGCAGATGTGTATCATGTCGAGAAGCCACGTGGCGTCGGTGTCGCGCCAAAAATGTTTCAGTATGCAGGTATTGCTACATTAAGTGTCGGTCTTGCCATTGCGACCTTTAATTTCGCGCCATCCTATATCGATTCATGGTTACCTGCAGAGACGGAAAGTGAAGCTAAAACTGAGGTACTGGCACACGCTCAGCGCTCACTAGTAGCCGATACTCCTAAGTTGGTTGCAGAACCTAAGCCAACCAAGTTCGCGCTGCCACAACATATCCAACAACACTTGATGCAGGGAACCAACCGTTCTCTTGCGATTAAAGATCTCTACACCCTATGGGGATATCAATCCTCCTTGCGTGATGGCTTGTGTTTGAGTGAGCCGCAGAGTGTTTTTGTGTGTGAACAACATCATTCTGATTTAGCGTCTCTGTTAGAACTCGGCGTGCCTGTGGTACTCAATCTCGAAATCGACCAAGAGCCTGTATTTGCTGTGCTCTATGGTGTGTCTGAGGATTCGGTCGAATTGCTTGTTAACGAAAAGCTACTGTCTATGCCAAAGCAATCATTAGAACAAGTATGGCAAGGCGACTATGTCGCGATTTGGAAACAGCCGTTAAGAGAGACCCTTAAAGAGGGTTATCAAGGTGAGGCAATTGCTATGCTTGATTTGCTGCTTTCTGAAGTCTTGGGTGAAGTGGTGTCTGGCAGTGATGTGTTTGATAACGAGTTGAAAATGAAGGTGGAAGCCTTTCAGATTTGGCAAGGGATGTCTGTTGATGGCATCGCAGGTAAGCGCACGCTAGCAAGATTGCAAAGATTGGCGCAGCTTGATTCTCCTAAATTGATGTCACTAGAAGGAGGGGCAAGCTAA
- a CDS encoding general secretion pathway protein GspB has product MSRIMHELKHSSGKQHSLSRPSFKGYQNHHVPSSAKGMSNKRGSSLAMGLLLILVPSLLVGGVLVYQSYNQQQTHLANQPVNAVMAESKPKPEIETQTVEARTKSEATAVEPAQDDALFAVRIAPTSKALKALPRQEVYAQVELESNNVAGGTTVAMANTDNTQQTTASAEPVPTQPTVQPSSNDENTELQADSDLLQGLDLTELPPDLALKLESIMGEQQNDAPEPMDSRPAGQMGSQVIELETHTNSLSGVLPKLDLQTHMYSSSETKRWVKVNGHEVAQGDWIDQDIQLLEIKPQSVVIEFNQQKIEIPALYEWKG; this is encoded by the coding sequence ATGTCACGTATTATGCATGAGCTTAAACACTCTTCTGGAAAACAGCACTCTCTTAGCAGACCAAGCTTCAAAGGTTATCAGAATCATCATGTGCCTAGCTCAGCTAAAGGGATGAGCAACAAACGTGGTTCATCGCTCGCGATGGGGCTACTCCTAATTTTGGTTCCGTCCTTACTGGTAGGTGGGGTTCTGGTCTATCAATCTTATAACCAGCAACAGACACACTTAGCAAATCAACCTGTTAATGCCGTGATGGCAGAGTCAAAGCCTAAGCCAGAGATTGAAACGCAAACCGTTGAAGCCAGAACAAAGAGTGAAGCAACAGCTGTCGAGCCTGCACAAGATGATGCCTTGTTTGCTGTTCGTATTGCTCCGACAAGCAAGGCGTTAAAAGCATTACCGCGCCAAGAGGTGTATGCGCAGGTTGAGCTAGAAAGTAACAATGTCGCGGGTGGAACAACAGTAGCGATGGCCAATACCGATAACACACAGCAAACAACAGCGAGTGCAGAACCGGTACCAACCCAACCAACTGTTCAACCCAGTTCGAATGATGAGAATACTGAACTGCAAGCGGATAGTGATTTGCTGCAAGGGTTGGATCTTACTGAGCTTCCACCCGATTTGGCATTAAAGCTTGAATCCATTATGGGTGAACAACAAAATGATGCGCCTGAACCGATGGATTCTAGACCCGCCGGACAAATGGGGTCACAGGTCATCGAGTTAGAAACGCATACCAATAGCTTGTCTGGAGTTCTACCTAAGTTAGATCTACAGACTCACATGTACTCAAGCAGTGAAACCAAGCGTTGGGTAAAAGTGAATGGTCACGAAGTGGCTCAAGGAGATTGGATCGACCAAGACATTCAGTTACTCGAGATTAAACCGCAATCAGTGGTTATTGAGTTCAACCAGCAGAAGATAGAAATCCCTGCGCTGTATGAATGGAAGGGTTAG
- a CDS encoding TIGR04211 family SH3 domain-containing protein encodes MKKLISLVLFAMLAAPAAFAQDRYIADKLFTYMHSGPNNTFRIIGSVDAGEKITYLQTNKSTGYTQIQDNRGRKGWVESKFVSTQESMALRMPKLEKELTEVKGKLANARQSADSEKAGLASSLDSRNKQIAELEQNYSEISQQLTSSQTENRELRAKLDTQKDDLLLKYFMYGGGVAGIGLLLGLVLPHIMPRRRKSPNGWA; translated from the coding sequence GTGAAAAAACTGATTAGCTTAGTTTTGTTCGCAATGCTTGCGGCTCCAGCTGCCTTTGCACAAGACCGTTATATTGCTGACAAACTATTTACTTATATGCATTCTGGCCCAAACAATACCTTCCGTATCATCGGTAGTGTTGACGCTGGTGAGAAGATTACATACCTACAAACTAACAAGAGTACGGGTTACACCCAGATTCAAGACAACCGCGGCCGCAAAGGTTGGGTTGAAAGTAAGTTTGTAAGCACTCAAGAAAGCATGGCACTGCGCATGCCTAAACTAGAGAAAGAACTGACTGAAGTAAAAGGCAAGCTAGCAAACGCTCGTCAAAGCGCTGACAGTGAAAAAGCTGGCCTAGCGAGCTCTCTAGATTCTCGTAACAAGCAAATTGCTGAACTTGAACAGAACTACAGCGAAATTAGCCAACAGCTAACAAGCTCTCAAACAGAAAACCGTGAACTGCGCGCTAAGCTAGACACGCAGAAAGATGACCTACTACTGAAGTACTTCATGTACGGTGGTGGTGTTGCTGGTATTGGTCTACTTCTAGGCCTTGTTCTACCACACATCATGCCTCGTCGCAGAAAGTCACCAAACGGCTGGGCGTAA
- a CDS encoding inorganic phosphate transporter: MDILANYGTVLIIVAAAFGFLMAIGIGANDVANAMGTSVGSKALTVKQAIIIAMIFEFAGAYLAGGEVTDTIRKGVIETSLFAHQPDVLVYGMMSALLAAGTWLLLASYMGWPVSTTHSIIGAIIGFACISVGTEAVDWNSVQGIVGSWIITPVISGFFAYVIFVSAQRLIFDTENPLFNAKRFVPVYMFITTMVIALVTIKKGLKHVGLHLSNTEAWVWAAGVSALVMIGGYLYIQKKFANREEDHGFAGVEGIFSVLMVITACAMAFAHGSNDVANAIGPLSAVVSTVEHMGEITGKSTIAWWILPLGGFGIVVGLATMGHKVMATVGTGITELTPSRGFAAQLATACTVVLASGTGLPISTTQTLVGAVLGVGFARGIAALNLGVVRNIVASWIVTLPAGALLAVVFFYGIQAAFTM; this comes from the coding sequence ATGGATATCCTTGCTAACTACGGCACTGTCCTGATTATTGTTGCAGCAGCTTTCGGTTTCTTGATGGCTATTGGTATTGGTGCAAATGACGTTGCGAACGCAATGGGCACCTCAGTAGGCTCTAAAGCTCTAACCGTTAAACAAGCGATCATTATCGCAATGATCTTTGAATTCGCTGGCGCATATCTTGCCGGTGGCGAAGTTACCGATACGATCCGTAAAGGTGTAATCGAAACATCTCTATTCGCTCATCAACCAGACGTACTTGTGTACGGTATGATGTCTGCACTTCTAGCAGCAGGTACATGGCTACTTCTAGCTTCATACATGGGCTGGCCTGTTTCTACTACTCACTCAATCATCGGTGCAATCATCGGTTTTGCTTGTATCTCTGTAGGTACAGAAGCGGTTGACTGGAACAGTGTTCAAGGCATTGTGGGCAGTTGGATTATCACACCTGTTATTTCCGGCTTCTTTGCTTACGTGATATTTGTGAGTGCGCAGCGACTGATCTTTGATACGGAAAACCCGCTATTCAATGCGAAGCGTTTTGTTCCGGTATACATGTTCATTACGACAATGGTCATTGCTCTTGTAACTATCAAGAAAGGTCTTAAGCACGTAGGTCTTCACCTAAGCAACACTGAAGCATGGGTTTGGGCTGCTGGCGTTTCTGCTCTTGTTATGATCGGTGGTTACCTATACATCCAGAAGAAATTCGCTAACCGCGAAGAAGACCACGGCTTTGCTGGCGTTGAAGGCATCTTCTCTGTACTAATGGTTATCACAGCTTGTGCGATGGCTTTCGCACACGGTTCAAACGACGTTGCAAACGCGATTGGTCCACTGTCTGCTGTTGTATCAACCGTTGAGCACATGGGTGAAATCACAGGTAAGAGTACTATCGCATGGTGGATTCTTCCTCTAGGTGGCTTCGGTATCGTTGTTGGTCTTGCAACAATGGGTCATAAAGTAATGGCAACCGTTGGTACTGGTATTACAGAATTAACACCAAGCCGTGGCTTTGCTGCACAACTTGCAACTGCATGTACGGTTGTACTAGCTTCAGGTACTGGCCTTCCAATCTCTACTACACAAACACTGGTTGGTGCGGTATTGGGTGTTGGTTTTGCTCGTGGTATCGCAGCACTGAACTTAGGCGTTGTACGTAATATCGTAGCTTCTTGGATTGTGACACTACCTGCAGGTGCTCTACTTGCTGTTGTGTTCTTCTACGGAATTCAAGCTGCGTTTACTATGTAA
- a CDS encoding TIGR00153 family protein has product MPVNTIMGLFAKSPIKPLQRHVVCVNECCSHLVNFFEVSSKGDWEKAAEIRAQISHLEKEADVLKREIRLKLPRGLFMPVDRTDMLELLTQQDKLANLAKDIAGRVYGRQLVIPAPLQENFIAYVKRCLDAANQAQNVINELDELLETGFKGREVTLVAEMIHQLDVIEDDTDAMQIELRQQLMAIEDGLNPVDIMFLYKILEWVGGIADQAQRVGARLEVMLSRS; this is encoded by the coding sequence ATGCCAGTAAATACAATTATGGGGTTATTTGCAAAGTCCCCAATTAAACCTTTGCAGCGTCACGTAGTATGCGTGAACGAATGTTGTTCTCACCTAGTTAATTTCTTTGAAGTTTCTTCAAAGGGTGACTGGGAAAAAGCAGCTGAAATTCGAGCTCAAATTTCTCACCTTGAGAAAGAAGCTGACGTACTAAAACGTGAAATTCGCCTTAAACTTCCTCGTGGTTTGTTTATGCCAGTTGATCGCACCGATATGTTGGAGCTATTAACGCAGCAAGACAAACTAGCAAACCTAGCGAAAGACATTGCTGGCCGTGTATATGGTCGTCAACTTGTCATTCCTGCTCCTCTACAAGAAAATTTCATCGCTTACGTTAAACGTTGTCTAGATGCAGCGAACCAAGCACAAAACGTAATCAATGAACTAGACGAATTACTTGAAACTGGCTTTAAAGGCCGCGAAGTAACACTCGTTGCTGAAATGATTCATCAATTAGATGTAATTGAAGATGACACGGATGCGATGCAGATCGAATTACGCCAACAATTGATGGCGATCGAAGACGGTCTGAATCCAGTTGATATCATGTTCTTATACAAAATTCTTGAATGGGTTGGTGGTATTGCAGATCAAGCACAGCGTGTAGGCGCTCGTCTTGAAGTAATGCTTTCTCGATCTTAA
- a CDS encoding inorganic triphosphatase yields the protein METEIELKFFVSPDFSETLRNKIAETKVLQHSCRELGNIYFDTPDNWLRKHDTGLRIRRFDDVFVQTVKTAGRVVAGLHQRPEYNAEHDSNEPKLALHPEDIWPAGKDIETLQAELTPLFSTNFTREQWLIGMPDGSQVEVAFDQGFVESGDQQEPICEVELELKSGQTDALFTLSRQFCEQGGMRLGNLSKAAKGYRLAQGYQGDEVTPLTLVDTDKSDTVESCFIQSLEHALAHWHYHEQIFTERQSIEALHEISHSLSFIRQTFTIYGGIVPRRASAILRQELKWLEQELEWLKSYDHFEDLLEDKGHVLRKLDARKFLVAELKEMQEQLPDREDLLTLLSSARYTGLLLDLSRWILSRGWQPFLDEKAREQMARGIEWFSVKQLDRTWADLMEAFPPERVMTSQAYIDQQYRLMRNLYSGVGFASLYDDEERNSFRLPWADMVQGIDDLLALKTLEPLTEKLEGDEKVQLERWLARQEVSILHAMEQTRQISVEVEPYWQD from the coding sequence ATGGAAACCGAGATAGAACTGAAGTTTTTTGTTTCTCCTGATTTTTCAGAGACTTTGCGCAATAAAATTGCTGAAACTAAAGTACTTCAGCACAGTTGTCGCGAGCTAGGTAACATCTACTTTGACACCCCTGACAACTGGCTACGTAAGCACGATACAGGCTTGCGCATTCGACGCTTTGATGACGTATTTGTACAAACCGTAAAGACCGCAGGACGTGTCGTTGCTGGCTTGCATCAAAGGCCGGAATACAACGCTGAGCATGACAGCAATGAGCCTAAGCTCGCCCTGCACCCAGAAGATATCTGGCCAGCAGGTAAAGACATCGAAACGCTGCAAGCTGAGCTCACACCTCTGTTCTCTACTAACTTCACGCGAGAGCAGTGGTTGATTGGTATGCCTGATGGTAGCCAAGTTGAAGTGGCTTTTGACCAAGGCTTTGTTGAATCTGGCGACCAGCAAGAGCCAATTTGCGAAGTCGAACTAGAACTTAAATCCGGTCAAACCGATGCCCTATTTACACTGTCTCGTCAATTCTGCGAGCAAGGTGGCATGCGCCTAGGTAACCTCAGCAAAGCAGCTAAGGGTTACCGTCTTGCTCAAGGTTATCAAGGAGATGAAGTTACTCCTTTGACCTTAGTTGATACTGACAAAAGTGATACCGTTGAATCGTGTTTCATTCAATCTTTAGAGCATGCTCTCGCTCATTGGCATTATCACGAGCAGATTTTTACTGAGCGTCAGTCGATTGAAGCGTTGCATGAGATCAGTCACTCGCTGAGTTTTATTCGCCAAACCTTCACTATCTATGGCGGCATTGTTCCAAGACGAGCAAGTGCGATTTTACGCCAAGAGCTAAAGTGGCTTGAGCAAGAGCTTGAGTGGCTAAAAAGCTATGACCACTTCGAAGATTTGCTGGAAGATAAAGGCCATGTGCTGCGTAAACTCGATGCGCGTAAGTTCTTGGTGGCTGAGCTGAAAGAGATGCAAGAGCAACTTCCAGATCGTGAAGACTTGCTTACTTTGCTGAGTTCGGCTCGTTACACCGGTTTATTGCTCGACCTGAGCCGTTGGATCCTGTCTCGTGGTTGGCAGCCTTTCCTCGACGAAAAAGCGCGTGAGCAAATGGCTCGTGGTATCGAATGGTTTTCGGTGAAGCAGCTTGATCGCACATGGGCGGACTTGATGGAAGCTTTCCCACCTGAACGTGTGATGACCAGCCAAGCCTATATTGATCAGCAATATCGTTTGATGCGCAATCTATACTCAGGTGTAGGTTTCGCGAGCTTGTATGACGATGAAGAGCGCAACAGCTTCCGTTTACCTTGGGCTGACATGGTACAAGGTATTGATGACTTGCTGGCACTTAAAACATTAGAGCCGTTAACTGAGAAGTTAGAAGGCGATGAGAAGGTTCAGCTAGAGCGTTGGTTGGCTCGTCAAGAGGTCTCTATCCTGCATGCGATGGAACAGACACGTCAAATCAGTGTAGAGGTTGAGCCATACTGGCAAGACTAA
- a CDS encoding methyl-accepting chemotaxis protein has protein sequence MTKLSFKPWERVISDVRLVPKMVMLMIFSTILIISKQLWDASTFYDSLLAVTNNAQVAQQHYETYLVQVVWQTALMIIVFVVLLLAAARVMLRQTQYLSDAIKTMADKNLSVPIHMDCKDEYGDVARELEKTRVQLHDMVKAQVASSDELFALTEVMTISMSETKESAQEEFNEIDQLATAMSEMTSTVQTVAEHAQSASSLTEQASGQALTGQKFVQGSVSKMSELSSDIAASAAAVNQVEERVDSIGSVVGTIQGISEQTNLLALNAAIEAARAGEAGRGFAVVADEVRNLAQRTQQATVEIQDMISHLQSSANSAVELMEKSVVEAAEGVDLVTNAGSELDGIVSQVNQINDMNFQIATAAGQQSSVAEEMSVNLTNVRELVEASVVVVGELLETSQLMESNAQELDGKIKQFKV, from the coding sequence ATGACTAAACTGTCATTCAAGCCGTGGGAAAGGGTAATCTCTGACGTTCGTCTCGTTCCAAAAATGGTCATGCTGATGATATTCAGCACTATCTTGATCATTTCGAAGCAGTTATGGGACGCGAGCACGTTTTACGATTCATTACTTGCAGTAACGAACAATGCGCAAGTTGCACAGCAGCATTACGAGACTTACCTAGTTCAAGTGGTTTGGCAAACAGCCTTGATGATCATTGTGTTTGTGGTTCTTCTATTAGCAGCGGCGCGAGTGATGCTGCGCCAAACTCAATATCTAAGCGATGCAATCAAAACCATGGCAGACAAGAACCTGTCAGTGCCAATTCACATGGATTGTAAAGATGAATACGGCGATGTGGCACGAGAGCTTGAGAAAACACGAGTTCAACTGCATGACATGGTTAAAGCTCAGGTTGCATCCTCAGATGAATTGTTTGCCTTGACAGAAGTGATGACCATCAGCATGTCTGAAACCAAAGAGTCGGCGCAAGAAGAGTTTAACGAGATCGATCAGCTGGCAACGGCAATGAGCGAGATGACCTCTACGGTTCAAACGGTTGCTGAACATGCACAAAGTGCTTCTTCTCTAACAGAGCAGGCATCAGGTCAAGCGTTGACTGGGCAGAAGTTCGTTCAGGGTTCTGTGTCTAAGATGAGTGAACTGTCTTCTGATATCGCAGCTTCAGCGGCAGCAGTTAACCAAGTTGAAGAGCGTGTTGACTCAATCGGTAGCGTTGTTGGCACTATCCAAGGCATTTCAGAACAAACCAACTTACTGGCACTAAACGCAGCGATTGAAGCGGCGCGTGCTGGTGAAGCGGGTCGTGGTTTTGCGGTTGTTGCTGATGAGGTTCGTAACCTTGCACAGCGTACGCAACAAGCGACGGTAGAAATTCAAGACATGATCAGCCATCTACAAAGTAGTGCGAACTCGGCTGTAGAGTTGATGGAAAAGAGTGTTGTGGAAGCGGCCGAAGGTGTTGATCTGGTGACCAACGCTGGTTCTGAGCTAGATGGTATCGTAAGCCAAGTAAACCAAATCAATGATATGAACTTCCAAATCGCAACCGCTGCAGGCCAACAGAGCAGCGTTGCGGAAGAGATGAGTGTGAACCTAACCAATGTTAGAGAGCTGGTTGAAGCTTCTGTTGTCGTGGTTGGCGAGCTTCTAGAAACTTCTCAACTAATGGAAAGCAACGCGCAAGAACTCGACGGTAAGATTAAGCAATTCAAGGTCTAG